In one window of Nocardia brasiliensis DNA:
- the yajC gene encoding preprotein translocase subunit YajC yields MELLFPLLLVALLVPMFLGVRRQKREAAKITEMQDNLKPGDQVITTSGLYGTVVELDDATVDLEIAEEVVTTWLRAAIREVRTDDDATSTDESPVDAPAAETIEESAEQTETRLTKD; encoded by the coding sequence ATGGAACTTCTGTTTCCGCTGCTGCTGGTAGCCCTGCTCGTACCGATGTTCCTCGGTGTCCGCCGTCAGAAGCGTGAAGCCGCCAAGATCACGGAGATGCAGGACAACCTCAAGCCCGGCGACCAGGTCATCACCACGTCGGGGCTGTACGGCACCGTCGTCGAGCTCGACGACGCCACGGTCGATCTCGAGATCGCCGAGGAGGTCGTGACCACCTGGCTGCGCGCGGCCATCCGCGAGGTACGCACCGACGACGACGCGACGAGCACCGACGAGAGCCCGGTCGACGCGCCCGCGGCCGAGACCATCGAGGAATCCGCCGAGCAGACCGAAACCCGGCTGACCAAGGATTGA
- a CDS encoding flavin-containing monooxygenase, giving the protein MAPQYDAVVVGAGFGGMGAGIELDRLGLGNFVILEREDDLGGTWHVNHYPGLAVDIASVTYSYSFEPNPYWTRLFAPGAELKKYASHIADKYGLRRRMRFGTVVDGARWDAEHEQWVVSLAGGETVTGRYLLTATGFLSQPYTPPFPGIDSFAGKIIHTTAWEDDFDLTGRKAAIIGTGATAVQLVPEVAKRVQALTVFQRTPIWVVPKIDTAIPGPVQKLFEKVPATQKAARLVNTSLLEALMVVGVLHYKQAKLLNKGAGVLAKAHLRASVRDKRTRKQLTPHYDFGCKRPTFSNSYFRTFNKPNVRLETNSIERIEPDGIVTADGHKTEIDTLILATGFNLWDVNFPAIEIIGRDGVNLGKFWRDNRFQAYEGITVPKFPNFLSLNSPYSYSGLSYFTTIEAQMKHMGRLFGELRRRGEQTFEVTEQANAGFLDRVTDKLGSSVFYGGDCSTARSYYFNQHGEAALLRPTSTLNAHREAVSFPLDDYVYGKSA; this is encoded by the coding sequence GTGGCGCCTCAGTACGACGCGGTCGTGGTCGGTGCGGGATTCGGTGGGATGGGCGCGGGCATCGAGCTCGATCGGCTCGGCCTCGGCAATTTCGTGATCCTCGAACGCGAGGACGATCTCGGCGGGACCTGGCACGTGAACCATTACCCGGGGCTCGCGGTCGATATCGCCTCGGTCACCTACTCGTACTCGTTCGAACCGAATCCGTACTGGACCCGGCTGTTCGCGCCGGGCGCCGAGCTGAAGAAGTACGCGAGCCACATCGCCGACAAGTACGGCCTGCGCAGGCGCATGCGCTTCGGCACCGTGGTCGACGGCGCGCGCTGGGACGCGGAGCACGAGCAGTGGGTGGTCAGCCTGGCCGGCGGGGAAACCGTCACCGGCCGTTACCTGCTCACCGCGACGGGCTTCCTGTCGCAGCCCTACACCCCGCCGTTCCCCGGCATCGACTCGTTCGCGGGCAAGATCATCCACACCACCGCGTGGGAGGACGATTTCGACCTCACCGGCCGCAAGGCCGCGATCATCGGCACCGGCGCGACCGCCGTGCAGTTGGTCCCCGAGGTGGCCAAGCGGGTACAGGCGCTCACCGTCTTCCAGCGCACGCCGATCTGGGTGGTGCCCAAGATCGACACCGCTATTCCCGGCCCGGTCCAGAAGCTTTTCGAGAAGGTGCCCGCGACGCAGAAGGCGGCGCGACTGGTCAACACCAGCCTGCTCGAGGCGCTCATGGTGGTCGGTGTGCTGCACTACAAGCAGGCCAAGCTGCTCAACAAGGGCGCGGGCGTGCTGGCCAAGGCGCATCTGCGCGCCTCGGTGCGGGACAAGCGGACTCGCAAGCAGCTGACCCCGCACTACGACTTCGGCTGCAAGCGGCCGACCTTCTCCAACAGCTACTTCCGCACGTTCAACAAGCCGAACGTGCGCTTGGAGACCAACTCGATCGAGCGCATCGAGCCCGACGGCATCGTCACCGCGGACGGGCACAAGACCGAGATCGATACGTTGATCCTGGCGACCGGATTCAACCTGTGGGACGTGAACTTCCCCGCCATAGAGATCATCGGCCGCGACGGCGTCAATCTCGGAAAGTTCTGGCGGGACAACCGTTTCCAGGCCTACGAGGGCATCACGGTGCCGAAGTTCCCGAATTTCCTCAGCCTCAACAGCCCGTACTCCTACAGCGGCCTGTCCTACTTCACCACCATCGAAGCGCAGATGAAGCACATGGGCAGGCTCTTCGGCGAGCTGCGCCGCCGCGGCGAGCAGACCTTCGAGGTGACCGAGCAGGCCAATGCCGGGTTCCTGGACCGGGTCACCGACAAGCTCGGTTCCTCGGTGTTCTACGGCGGTGACTGCTCCACCGCGCGCAGCTACTACTTCAACCAGCACGGTGAGGCAGCCCTGCTGCGCCCGACCAGCACGCTCAACGCGCACCGGGAGGCCGTCAGCTTCCCGCTCGACGACTACGTATACGGCAAGAGCGCGTAA
- a CDS encoding TetR/AcrR family transcriptional regulator, with the protein MTHHSVCDDCIIGVVTKPLTRAERRKAELRQEIIDTAFVCFAEKGYHATGIADIAGHLGIGHGTFYRYFSNKRDIIDHVIDDLSAKIIDTLGTDNAPDAATTLDEYRAQTDRIGQALTHILMGDRRVAQLLLVHAPGIDDELTARLYGLLDMADALTASYLEHGVELGYLRADLDTVNTARAVTGMLLAGIVHGLRDTDEATLRGLNEAIRRLLIDGVRKE; encoded by the coding sequence ATGACACATCATTCCGTTTGTGACGACTGTATCATTGGCGTGGTGACGAAGCCATTGACCCGTGCCGAACGCCGTAAAGCCGAGTTGCGGCAGGAGATCATCGATACCGCTTTCGTCTGTTTCGCGGAGAAGGGCTATCACGCGACCGGCATCGCCGACATCGCCGGACATCTCGGCATCGGGCACGGCACCTTCTATCGGTACTTCAGCAACAAGCGCGACATCATCGACCACGTCATCGACGATCTCTCGGCCAAGATCATCGACACGCTGGGCACCGACAACGCCCCCGACGCCGCGACCACGCTGGACGAGTACCGCGCGCAGACCGACCGGATCGGCCAGGCGCTGACGCACATCCTGATGGGCGATCGCCGGGTGGCCCAGCTGCTGCTCGTGCATGCCCCCGGCATCGACGACGAACTCACCGCCCGCCTATACGGCCTGCTCGACATGGCCGACGCGCTCACCGCGAGCTATCTCGAGCACGGCGTCGAACTCGGTTATCTGCGAGCGGATCTGGATACCGTCAACACCGCGCGCGCGGTCACCGGCATGCTGCTCGCCGGCATCGTGCACGGCCTGCGCGACACCGACGAGGCCACCCTGCGCGGCTTGAACGAAGCGATCCGCAGGCTGCTGATCGACGGCGTCCGCAAAGAGTGA
- a CDS encoding DivIVA domain-containing protein: MSPVTPEDVSRISFATPPFGQRGYHADEVDAFLDLVAATMAGRGALAADDLRHVTFDAPRPGGRGYRADQVDEYLDRVRIELEQRQHGVRPAPSGNGQAMLTPDDVQRMRFTHAPVGRRGYNEEEVDAFLDLVAATLAHGGPGSLTVADVRSVRFTEARLGARGYQRDEVDAFSDLVVTALEHAEHQHHRWSLHRDAD, encoded by the coding sequence ATGTCGCCCGTGACCCCCGAGGATGTGAGCCGGATCAGTTTCGCGACACCACCATTCGGGCAGCGTGGCTACCACGCCGACGAGGTGGACGCCTTCCTCGATCTCGTCGCCGCGACCATGGCCGGTCGCGGCGCGCTGGCCGCCGACGATCTGCGCCACGTCACCTTCGACGCGCCGCGCCCCGGCGGCCGTGGCTACCGCGCCGATCAGGTCGACGAGTATCTCGACCGGGTCCGCATCGAACTCGAGCAGCGCCAGCACGGCGTGCGCCCGGCGCCCTCGGGCAACGGACAGGCCATGCTCACCCCGGATGACGTGCAGCGCATGCGTTTCACGCACGCACCCGTCGGCCGCCGCGGATACAACGAGGAAGAGGTCGACGCGTTCCTGGATTTAGTCGCCGCGACCCTGGCCCACGGCGGACCGGGCAGCCTGACCGTGGCCGACGTGCGCTCGGTGCGGTTCACCGAGGCGCGCCTGGGCGCCCGCGGCTATCAGCGCGACGAGGTGGACGCCTTCTCCGACCTGGTGGTCACCGCGCTGGAACACGCCGAGCATCAACACCATCGCTGGTCGTTGCACCGCGACGCCGATTAA
- a CDS encoding ribosomal RNA small subunit methyltransferase A has translation MAQDFAHRNYSHTQGKIKNGGGGRPSKDRTRRAQAQHTLVSPAAVDSILAVADPRGAVLEPQPGDGLLTQALARRGAQVTAYEPDPLSAAKLSARTRGDHGIRVLRADLSKTRPPREPFAVVGNVPGAATRIIDWCLAAPALTSATLVVTSECAGANGHWDMAAVQHWPWFDRQPHGTIEPASFRPALTTDATIVHLHRRPQPLVNDQDSYTTLVRTGFTAPNSPLLTALRSHYPNADKALTASGIPWETTAPAVHPDDWIRLHEHLLR, from the coding sequence GTGGCGCAAGATTTCGCACACCGGAACTACTCACATACGCAAGGCAAGATCAAGAACGGCGGCGGTGGCCGTCCTTCGAAGGACCGCACCAGGCGGGCGCAGGCTCAGCACACACTGGTGAGTCCGGCCGCGGTGGATTCGATTCTCGCGGTGGCCGATCCGCGCGGAGCGGTACTCGAACCCCAGCCCGGCGACGGACTGCTGACGCAGGCCTTGGCTCGGCGCGGCGCCCAGGTCACCGCGTACGAACCGGATCCGCTCAGTGCCGCGAAACTGTCGGCCCGCACCCGCGGCGACCACGGAATCCGCGTGCTACGAGCCGATTTGAGCAAGACCAGGCCGCCGAGGGAACCGTTCGCCGTGGTCGGGAACGTGCCTGGCGCGGCGACCCGGATCATCGACTGGTGCCTGGCCGCACCGGCGCTCACCTCGGCGACGCTGGTCGTCACCTCGGAATGCGCCGGAGCGAACGGACACTGGGACATGGCGGCGGTCCAGCATTGGCCGTGGTTCGACCGGCAACCACACGGCACGATCGAACCCGCCAGCTTCCGCCCCGCCCTCACCACCGACGCCACCATCGTGCACCTGCACCGTCGCCCACAACCCCTGGTAAACGACCAGGATTCGTACACCACCCTGGTCCGCACAGGCTTCACCGCCCCGAACAGTCCCCTGCTCACCGCACTACGCTCCCATTACCCGAACGCGGACAAAGCACTGACCGCCAGCGGAATCCCCTGGGAGACAACGGCACCCGCCGTCCACCCGGACGACTGGATACGCCTACACGAGCACCTGCTCAGGTAA
- the ruvB gene encoding Holliday junction branch migration DNA helicase RuvB, producing MDYDEGEAPESQVTPSYLKSDGEIEASLRPKSLDDFIGQPRVREQLALVLRGAKQRGGTPDHVLLSGPPGLGKTSMAMIIAGELGTALRITSGPALERAGDLAAMLSNLVEGDVLFIDEIHRIARPAEEMLYLAMEDFRVDVVVGKGPGATSIPLDIAPFTLVGATTRSGALTGPLRDRFGFTGHMDFYDPEELLRILQRSAQILGVEIDHAAAAEIAGRSRGTPRIANRLLRRVRDYAEVRADGLITQPIAQAALEVYDVDALGLDRLDRAVLSSLVRSFGGGPVGVSTLAVAVGEEAATVEEVCEPFLVRAGMVARTPRGRVATAAAWEHLGLVPPPDLVFGSIEVRGRDPQPTLDLFEK from the coding sequence ATGGACTACGACGAAGGCGAAGCGCCCGAATCCCAGGTCACGCCAAGCTATCTGAAGTCCGATGGCGAGATCGAGGCCAGCCTGCGCCCGAAGTCGCTGGACGACTTCATCGGTCAGCCCCGGGTGCGCGAGCAGCTGGCGCTGGTGCTGCGCGGCGCGAAACAGCGTGGCGGAACACCGGATCACGTGCTGTTGTCCGGGCCGCCCGGCCTCGGCAAGACCAGCATGGCGATGATCATCGCGGGCGAGCTCGGCACCGCGCTGCGCATCACGTCCGGGCCCGCGCTGGAGCGGGCGGGCGATCTGGCCGCGATGCTCAGCAATCTGGTCGAGGGCGACGTGCTGTTCATCGACGAGATCCACCGGATCGCCCGGCCCGCCGAGGAAATGCTGTATCTCGCGATGGAGGATTTCCGGGTCGACGTGGTGGTCGGCAAGGGTCCTGGCGCGACCTCGATTCCGCTGGACATAGCCCCGTTCACCCTGGTGGGCGCGACGACTCGGTCCGGCGCGCTGACCGGTCCGCTGCGCGACCGTTTCGGGTTCACCGGGCATATGGACTTCTACGACCCCGAGGAGTTGCTGCGCATCCTGCAACGCTCGGCGCAGATTCTCGGTGTCGAGATCGACCACGCGGCGGCCGCGGAGATCGCCGGTCGCTCGCGGGGCACGCCGCGCATCGCCAACCGCCTGTTGCGGCGCGTCCGTGACTACGCGGAGGTGCGCGCCGACGGCTTGATCACCCAGCCCATCGCGCAGGCGGCGCTCGAGGTGTACGACGTCGACGCGCTCGGGCTCGATCGCCTGGACCGCGCGGTGCTTTCGTCGCTGGTGCGCAGCTTCGGCGGCGGCCCGGTCGGCGTCTCCACGCTCGCCGTCGCCGTGGGTGAGGAGGCCGCCACCGTCGAGGAGGTGTGCGAGCCGTTCCTCGTCCGCGCCGGCATGGTCGCCCGCACCCCGCGCGGCCGGGTCGCCACGGCCGCGGCCTGGGAGCACCTCGGCCTCGTCCCGCCCCCCGACCTGGTCTTCGGCTCCATCGAGGTCCGCGGCCGGGACCCCCAACCCACCCTCGACCTCTTCGAAAAGTGA
- the ruvA gene encoding Holliday junction branch migration protein RuvA, with protein sequence MIASVRGEVLEIALDHTVIEAAGIGYRLNVTPATLATLTRGEETRLYTAMIVREDSMTLYGFADTEARDLFGLLQTVSGVGPRLAMAVLAVLEPEALRKALAESNVAALTRVPGIGKRGAERMVVELRDKVDLVPVQSGPPGATPAPVLTPVRDQVVEALTGLGFPLKQAEQAIDAVLADQPAAGTSVALRAALNLLGKNR encoded by the coding sequence GTGATCGCGTCGGTACGCGGCGAGGTGCTGGAGATCGCCCTCGATCACACGGTGATCGAGGCGGCGGGCATCGGCTATCGGCTCAACGTCACGCCCGCGACGCTGGCCACCCTGACCCGCGGCGAGGAAACCCGGCTCTACACCGCGATGATCGTCCGCGAGGACTCGATGACGCTGTACGGCTTCGCCGACACCGAGGCCCGTGACCTGTTCGGTCTGTTGCAGACGGTGTCCGGGGTCGGTCCGCGTTTGGCGATGGCGGTGCTCGCGGTGCTCGAGCCGGAGGCGTTGCGCAAGGCGCTCGCCGAGAGCAACGTCGCCGCGCTCACCCGGGTGCCCGGTATCGGTAAGCGGGGTGCCGAACGCATGGTGGTCGAGCTGCGGGACAAGGTGGATCTCGTTCCGGTGCAATCGGGCCCGCCCGGCGCGACGCCCGCCCCGGTGCTCACGCCGGTGCGTGACCAGGTGGTGGAGGCGCTCACCGGTCTCGGCTTCCCCCTCAAACAGGCCGAACAGGCGATCGACGCCGTCCTGGCCGACCAGCCCGCCGCTGGCACGTCCGTGGCGCTGCGGGCCGCGCTCAACCTGCTCGGCAAGAATCGGTAA
- the ruvC gene encoding crossover junction endodeoxyribonuclease RuvC: MRVMGVDPGLTRCGLSIVEGGLGRKVTAIDVDVVRTPADMDLAQRLLQVADAAEHWMDTHKPGAVAIERVFAQHNVRTAMGTAQAGGVIALAAARRDIPVMFHTPSEVKAAVTGNGTADKAQVTAMVTRILGLQVAPKPADAADALALAICHCWRAPLMERMAQAEARAAEAQRKYAQRLAEQRKAVQR; this comes from the coding sequence GTGCGGGTGATGGGCGTCGACCCCGGTCTCACCCGGTGCGGCCTCAGCATCGTCGAGGGCGGGCTGGGGCGGAAGGTGACCGCGATCGATGTCGATGTGGTCCGCACCCCCGCCGACATGGACTTGGCGCAGCGACTGTTGCAGGTCGCCGACGCGGCCGAGCATTGGATGGACACGCACAAACCAGGGGCCGTCGCGATCGAACGCGTCTTCGCCCAGCACAATGTGCGTACCGCGATGGGCACCGCGCAGGCGGGCGGAGTGATCGCGCTGGCGGCCGCGCGCCGGGACATCCCGGTCATGTTCCACACGCCCAGTGAGGTGAAGGCCGCGGTCACCGGCAACGGCACCGCGGACAAGGCGCAGGTCACGGCCATGGTCACCCGGATACTCGGCTTGCAGGTCGCGCCGAAACCGGCGGACGCGGCCGATGCGCTGGCGCTGGCCATCTGTCATTGTTGGCGGGCGCCGCTGATGGAGCGCATGGCTCAGGCCGAAGCCCGCGCGGCCGAAGCGCAGCGCAAGTACGCGCAACGGCTTGCCGAACAACGGAAGGCGGTACAGAGGTGA